The following proteins are co-located in the Vigna angularis cultivar LongXiaoDou No.4 chromosome 2, ASM1680809v1, whole genome shotgun sequence genome:
- the LOC108329704 gene encoding pentatricopeptide repeat-containing protein At3g29230 isoform X6 yields MSTKSLLKFSKPIYTMISSSLPNSSPPSPSAATSLPPSTSSTSFPTPMSTSTIPSSELTPITTHTHLYHSTLSSKCRKAVSFLITLPTLLSLRLVSTLPRFPWCGSSGLDAAMSLFLVMEDRDVVTWNSMIGGLVRFGELECACKLFDEMPERDTVSWNTMLDGYTKAGEMEKAFELFERMPERNVVSWSTMVCGYSKAGDMDMARVLFDRCPGKNVVLWTTIIAGYAEKGNAREATELYGKMEEAGLRPDDGFLFSILAACAESGMLELGSRIHASVKKWRFRCSSKVLNAFIDMYAKCGCLDAASEVFSGMMAKRDLVSWNSMIQGFALHGHGKKALELFSRMVDEGFEPDRCTFIGLLCACTHAGLVNEGRKCFYSMEKMYGIVPEIEHYGCMVDLLGRGGHLEEAFTLLHSMPMEPNAIILGTLLNACRMHNDVDLARAVCEQLFKLEPSDAGNYSLLSNIYAQAGDWMNVANVRLQMKNTGSQKPSGVSFIEIGRRPPTGWICSNDTAIEANEIIGCISMHSTADLMLQDIFLIRCIVHQWKLTVAAVDRLRKGIRETTALAIIYLFLKMIVMESNQKQKNLAL; encoded by the exons ATGTCAACCAAATCTTTGCTCAAATTCTCAAAGCCAATCTACACCATGATCTCTTCGTCGCTCCCAAACTCATCGCCGCCTTCTCCCTCTGCCGCCACCTCACTTCCGCCGTCAACGTCTTCAACCAGCTTCCCCACCCCAATGTCCACCTCTACAATTCCATCATCAGAGCTCACGCCAATAACCACTCACACCCATCTCTACCATTCAACGCTTTCCTCCAAATGCAGAAAAGCGGTCTCTTTCCTGATAACTTTACCTACCCTTCTCTCCTTAAGGCTTGTATCGACTCTTCCTCGCTTCCCTTG GTGCGGGAGTTCCGGGCTTGATGCGGCCATGAGCTTGTTTTTGGTCATGGAGGACAGGGATGTGGTCACTTGGAACTCCATGATTGGTGGGTTGGTCCGATTTGGAGAATTGGAGTGTGCGTGCAagctgtttgatgaaatgcctgaAAGGGATACGGTTAGTTGGAACACGATGTTGGATGGGTACACCAAGGCTGGGGAGATGGAGAAGGCGTTTGAGCTGTTTGAGAGAATGCCTGAGAGGAATGTTGTTTCATGGTCGACTATGGTTTGTGGGTATAGTAAGGCAGGTGACATGGATATGGCGAGGGTGCTGTTTGATAGGTGTCCGGGGAAGAATGTGGTGCTTTGGACGACGATAATAGCGGGGTATGCTGAGAAGGGGAATGCGAGGGAGGCGACCGAGTTATATGGGAAAATGGAGGAGGCTGGGTTGAGGCCTGATGATGGGTTTTTGTTTAGTATTTTGGCTGCCTGTGCTGAATCTGGAATGCTTGAGTTGGGGAGTAGAATTCACGCGTCTGTGAAGAAGTGGAGGTTTAGATGTAGCAGTAAGGTGTTGAATGCGTTTATTGATATGTACGCGAAGTGTGGTTGTTTGGATGCTGCGTCTGAAGTCTTTAGTGGAATGATGGCGAAGAGAGATCTGGTGTCTTGGAATTCCATGATTCAGGGGTTTGCCCTGCATGGACATGGCAAGAAAGCGCTTGAGCTTTTCTCTAGGATGGTAGACGAAGGTTTTGAGCCAGATAGATGTACATTTATTGGCCTCTTGTGTGCTTGCACCCATGCAGGACTTGTTAACGAAGGGCGCAAATGCTTTTATTCAATGGAGAAAATGTACGGGATCGTTCCTGAAATTGAGCATTATGGTTGCATGGTGGACCTTCTTGGACGTGGGGGACACCTAGAAGAAGCTTTCACGCTTCTGCACAGCATGCCTATGGAACCAAATGCCATTATATTGGGCACTCTTCTAAATGCTTGTCGTATGCATAATGATGTAGATCTTGCAAGAGCCGTGTGTGAACAACTGTTTAAGTTGGAGCCATCAGATGCTGGGAATTACTCCCTTCTGTCAAATATTTATGCTCAAGCAGGAGATTGGATGAATGTGGCCAATGTAAGGTTACAAATGAAGAATACAGGAAGTCAAAAGCCTTCAGGGGTTAGTTTCATTGAG ATTGGTAGAAGACCTCCAACAGGTTGGATCTGTTCCAATGATACAGCAATAGAGGCGAATGAAATCATTGGTTGCATTAGCATGCACAGCACAGCTGATTTGATGCTTCAAGACAT ATTCCTAATCAGGTGTATCGTCCACCAGTGGAAGCTTACCGTAGCAGCTGTAGACAGATTAAGAAAGGGTATCAGAGAAACAACAGCCCTCGCTATTATATATCTGTTCTTGAAGATGATAGTGATGGAAAGCAATCAGAAACAGAAGAACCTCGCATTGTAG
- the LOC108329704 gene encoding pentatricopeptide repeat-containing protein At3g29230 isoform X7 — protein MSTKSLLKFSKPIYTMISSSLPNSSPPSPSAATSLPPSTSSTSFPTPMSTSTIPSSELTPITTHTHLYHSTLSSKCRKAVSFLITLPTLLSLRCGSSGLDAAMSLFLVMEDRDVVTWNSMIGGLVRFGELECACKLFDEMPERDTVSWNTMLDGYTKAGEMEKAFELFERMPERNVVSWSTMVCGYSKAGDMDMARVLFDRCPGKNVVLWTTIIAGYAEKGNAREATELYGKMEEAGLRPDDGFLFSILAACAESGMLELGSRIHASVKKWRFRCSSKVLNAFIDMYAKCGCLDAASEVFSGMMAKRDLVSWNSMIQGFALHGHGKKALELFSRMVDEGFEPDRCTFIGLLCACTHAGLVNEGRKCFYSMEKMYGIVPEIEHYGCMVDLLGRGGHLEEAFTLLHSMPMEPNAIILGTLLNACRMHNDVDLARAVCEQLFKLEPSDAGNYSLLSNIYAQAGDWMNVANVRLQMKNTGSQKPSGVSFIEIGRRPPTGWICSNDTAIEANEIIGCISMHSTADLMLQDIFLIRCIVHQWKLTVAAVDRLRKGIRETTALAIIYLFLKMIVMESNQKQKNLAL, from the exons ATGTCAACCAAATCTTTGCTCAAATTCTCAAAGCCAATCTACACCATGATCTCTTCGTCGCTCCCAAACTCATCGCCGCCTTCTCCCTCTGCCGCCACCTCACTTCCGCCGTCAACGTCTTCAACCAGCTTCCCCACCCCAATGTCCACCTCTACAATTCCATCATCAGAGCTCACGCCAATAACCACTCACACCCATCTCTACCATTCAACGCTTTCCTCCAAATGCAGAAAAGCGGTCTCTTTCCTGATAACTTTACCTACCCTTCTCTCCTTAAG GTGCGGGAGTTCCGGGCTTGATGCGGCCATGAGCTTGTTTTTGGTCATGGAGGACAGGGATGTGGTCACTTGGAACTCCATGATTGGTGGGTTGGTCCGATTTGGAGAATTGGAGTGTGCGTGCAagctgtttgatgaaatgcctgaAAGGGATACGGTTAGTTGGAACACGATGTTGGATGGGTACACCAAGGCTGGGGAGATGGAGAAGGCGTTTGAGCTGTTTGAGAGAATGCCTGAGAGGAATGTTGTTTCATGGTCGACTATGGTTTGTGGGTATAGTAAGGCAGGTGACATGGATATGGCGAGGGTGCTGTTTGATAGGTGTCCGGGGAAGAATGTGGTGCTTTGGACGACGATAATAGCGGGGTATGCTGAGAAGGGGAATGCGAGGGAGGCGACCGAGTTATATGGGAAAATGGAGGAGGCTGGGTTGAGGCCTGATGATGGGTTTTTGTTTAGTATTTTGGCTGCCTGTGCTGAATCTGGAATGCTTGAGTTGGGGAGTAGAATTCACGCGTCTGTGAAGAAGTGGAGGTTTAGATGTAGCAGTAAGGTGTTGAATGCGTTTATTGATATGTACGCGAAGTGTGGTTGTTTGGATGCTGCGTCTGAAGTCTTTAGTGGAATGATGGCGAAGAGAGATCTGGTGTCTTGGAATTCCATGATTCAGGGGTTTGCCCTGCATGGACATGGCAAGAAAGCGCTTGAGCTTTTCTCTAGGATGGTAGACGAAGGTTTTGAGCCAGATAGATGTACATTTATTGGCCTCTTGTGTGCTTGCACCCATGCAGGACTTGTTAACGAAGGGCGCAAATGCTTTTATTCAATGGAGAAAATGTACGGGATCGTTCCTGAAATTGAGCATTATGGTTGCATGGTGGACCTTCTTGGACGTGGGGGACACCTAGAAGAAGCTTTCACGCTTCTGCACAGCATGCCTATGGAACCAAATGCCATTATATTGGGCACTCTTCTAAATGCTTGTCGTATGCATAATGATGTAGATCTTGCAAGAGCCGTGTGTGAACAACTGTTTAAGTTGGAGCCATCAGATGCTGGGAATTACTCCCTTCTGTCAAATATTTATGCTCAAGCAGGAGATTGGATGAATGTGGCCAATGTAAGGTTACAAATGAAGAATACAGGAAGTCAAAAGCCTTCAGGGGTTAGTTTCATTGAG ATTGGTAGAAGACCTCCAACAGGTTGGATCTGTTCCAATGATACAGCAATAGAGGCGAATGAAATCATTGGTTGCATTAGCATGCACAGCACAGCTGATTTGATGCTTCAAGACAT ATTCCTAATCAGGTGTATCGTCCACCAGTGGAAGCTTACCGTAGCAGCTGTAGACAGATTAAGAAAGGGTATCAGAGAAACAACAGCCCTCGCTATTATATATCTGTTCTTGAAGATGATAGTGATGGAAAGCAATCAGAAACAGAAGAACCTCGCATTGTAG
- the LOC108329704 gene encoding pentatricopeptide repeat-containing protein At3g29230 isoform X4: MQMQVPMGGRVPTWFSRRRLLEEKLCHLHKCTNLNHVNQIFAQILKANLHHDLFVAPKLIAAFSLCRHLTSAVNVFNQLPHPNVHLYNSIIRAHANNHSHPSLPFNAFLQMQKSGLFPDNFTYPSLLKACIDSSSLPLVRMIHAHVEKFGLYGDIFVPNSLIDSYSRCGSSGLDAAMSLFLVMEDRDVVTWNSMIGGLVRFGELECACKLFDEMPERDTVSWNTMLDGYTKAGEMEKAFELFERMPERNVVSWSTMVCGYSKAGDMDMARVLFDRCPGKNVVLWTTIIAGYAEKGNAREATELYGKMEEAGLRPDDGFLFSILAACAESGMLELGSRIHASVKKWRFRCSSKVLNAFIDMYAKCGCLDAASEVFSGMMAKRDLVSWNSMIQGFALHGHGKKALELFSRMVDEGFEPDRCTFIGLLCACTHAGLVNEGRKCFYSMEKMYGIVPEIEHYGCMVDLLGRGGHLEEAFTLLHSMPMEPNAIILGTLLNACRMHNDVDLARAVCEQLFKLEPSDAGNYSLLSNIYAQAGDWMNVANVRLQMKNTGSQKPSGVSFIEIGRRPPTGWICSNDTAIEANEIIGCISMHSTADLMLQDMYMII, translated from the exons ATGCAAATGCAAGTTCCGATGGGAGGGAGAGTGCCCACATGGTTTTCTCGTCGGAGATTACTGGAAGAGAAGCTCTGCCACCTCCACAAGTGCACCAACCTCAACCATGTCAACCAAATCTTTGCTCAAATTCTCAAAGCCAATCTACACCATGATCTCTTCGTCGCTCCCAAACTCATCGCCGCCTTCTCCCTCTGCCGCCACCTCACTTCCGCCGTCAACGTCTTCAACCAGCTTCCCCACCCCAATGTCCACCTCTACAATTCCATCATCAGAGCTCACGCCAATAACCACTCACACCCATCTCTACCATTCAACGCTTTCCTCCAAATGCAGAAAAGCGGTCTCTTTCCTGATAACTTTACCTACCCTTCTCTCCTTAAGGCTTGTATCGACTCTTCCTCGCTTCCCTTGGTCCGAATGATTCATGCCCATGTTGAAAAATTTGGTCTCTACGGAGATATTTTCGTGCCCAATTCACTCATTGATTCGTATTCCAGGTGCGGGAGTTCCGGGCTTGATGCGGCCATGAGCTTGTTTTTGGTCATGGAGGACAGGGATGTGGTCACTTGGAACTCCATGATTGGTGGGTTGGTCCGATTTGGAGAATTGGAGTGTGCGTGCAagctgtttgatgaaatgcctgaAAGGGATACGGTTAGTTGGAACACGATGTTGGATGGGTACACCAAGGCTGGGGAGATGGAGAAGGCGTTTGAGCTGTTTGAGAGAATGCCTGAGAGGAATGTTGTTTCATGGTCGACTATGGTTTGTGGGTATAGTAAGGCAGGTGACATGGATATGGCGAGGGTGCTGTTTGATAGGTGTCCGGGGAAGAATGTGGTGCTTTGGACGACGATAATAGCGGGGTATGCTGAGAAGGGGAATGCGAGGGAGGCGACCGAGTTATATGGGAAAATGGAGGAGGCTGGGTTGAGGCCTGATGATGGGTTTTTGTTTAGTATTTTGGCTGCCTGTGCTGAATCTGGAATGCTTGAGTTGGGGAGTAGAATTCACGCGTCTGTGAAGAAGTGGAGGTTTAGATGTAGCAGTAAGGTGTTGAATGCGTTTATTGATATGTACGCGAAGTGTGGTTGTTTGGATGCTGCGTCTGAAGTCTTTAGTGGAATGATGGCGAAGAGAGATCTGGTGTCTTGGAATTCCATGATTCAGGGGTTTGCCCTGCATGGACATGGCAAGAAAGCGCTTGAGCTTTTCTCTAGGATGGTAGACGAAGGTTTTGAGCCAGATAGATGTACATTTATTGGCCTCTTGTGTGCTTGCACCCATGCAGGACTTGTTAACGAAGGGCGCAAATGCTTTTATTCAATGGAGAAAATGTACGGGATCGTTCCTGAAATTGAGCATTATGGTTGCATGGTGGACCTTCTTGGACGTGGGGGACACCTAGAAGAAGCTTTCACGCTTCTGCACAGCATGCCTATGGAACCAAATGCCATTATATTGGGCACTCTTCTAAATGCTTGTCGTATGCATAATGATGTAGATCTTGCAAGAGCCGTGTGTGAACAACTGTTTAAGTTGGAGCCATCAGATGCTGGGAATTACTCCCTTCTGTCAAATATTTATGCTCAAGCAGGAGATTGGATGAATGTGGCCAATGTAAGGTTACAAATGAAGAATACAGGAAGTCAAAAGCCTTCAGGGGTTAGTTTCATTGAG ATTGGTAGAAGACCTCCAACAGGTTGGATCTGTTCCAATGATACAGCAATAGAGGCGAATGAAATCATTGGTTGCATTAGCATGCACAGCACAGCTGATTTGATGCTTCAAGACATGTATATGATTATTTAG
- the LOC108329704 gene encoding pentatricopeptide repeat-containing protein At3g29230 isoform X1, with the protein MQMQVPMGGRVPTWFSRRRLLEEKLCHLHKCTNLNHVNQIFAQILKANLHHDLFVAPKLIAAFSLCRHLTSAVNVFNQLPHPNVHLYNSIIRAHANNHSHPSLPFNAFLQMQKSGLFPDNFTYPSLLKACIDSSSLPLVRMIHAHVEKFGLYGDIFVPNSLIDSYSRCGSSGLDAAMSLFLVMEDRDVVTWNSMIGGLVRFGELECACKLFDEMPERDTVSWNTMLDGYTKAGEMEKAFELFERMPERNVVSWSTMVCGYSKAGDMDMARVLFDRCPGKNVVLWTTIIAGYAEKGNAREATELYGKMEEAGLRPDDGFLFSILAACAESGMLELGSRIHASVKKWRFRCSSKVLNAFIDMYAKCGCLDAASEVFSGMMAKRDLVSWNSMIQGFALHGHGKKALELFSRMVDEGFEPDRCTFIGLLCACTHAGLVNEGRKCFYSMEKMYGIVPEIEHYGCMVDLLGRGGHLEEAFTLLHSMPMEPNAIILGTLLNACRMHNDVDLARAVCEQLFKLEPSDAGNYSLLSNIYAQAGDWMNVANVRLQMKNTGSQKPSGVSFIEIGRRPPTGWICSNDTAIEANEIIGCISMHSTADLMLQDIFLIRCIVHQWKLTVAAVDRLRKGIRETTALAIIYLFLKMIVMESNQKQKNLAL; encoded by the exons ATGCAAATGCAAGTTCCGATGGGAGGGAGAGTGCCCACATGGTTTTCTCGTCGGAGATTACTGGAAGAGAAGCTCTGCCACCTCCACAAGTGCACCAACCTCAACCATGTCAACCAAATCTTTGCTCAAATTCTCAAAGCCAATCTACACCATGATCTCTTCGTCGCTCCCAAACTCATCGCCGCCTTCTCCCTCTGCCGCCACCTCACTTCCGCCGTCAACGTCTTCAACCAGCTTCCCCACCCCAATGTCCACCTCTACAATTCCATCATCAGAGCTCACGCCAATAACCACTCACACCCATCTCTACCATTCAACGCTTTCCTCCAAATGCAGAAAAGCGGTCTCTTTCCTGATAACTTTACCTACCCTTCTCTCCTTAAGGCTTGTATCGACTCTTCCTCGCTTCCCTTGGTCCGAATGATTCATGCCCATGTTGAAAAATTTGGTCTCTACGGAGATATTTTCGTGCCCAATTCACTCATTGATTCGTATTCCAGGTGCGGGAGTTCCGGGCTTGATGCGGCCATGAGCTTGTTTTTGGTCATGGAGGACAGGGATGTGGTCACTTGGAACTCCATGATTGGTGGGTTGGTCCGATTTGGAGAATTGGAGTGTGCGTGCAagctgtttgatgaaatgcctgaAAGGGATACGGTTAGTTGGAACACGATGTTGGATGGGTACACCAAGGCTGGGGAGATGGAGAAGGCGTTTGAGCTGTTTGAGAGAATGCCTGAGAGGAATGTTGTTTCATGGTCGACTATGGTTTGTGGGTATAGTAAGGCAGGTGACATGGATATGGCGAGGGTGCTGTTTGATAGGTGTCCGGGGAAGAATGTGGTGCTTTGGACGACGATAATAGCGGGGTATGCTGAGAAGGGGAATGCGAGGGAGGCGACCGAGTTATATGGGAAAATGGAGGAGGCTGGGTTGAGGCCTGATGATGGGTTTTTGTTTAGTATTTTGGCTGCCTGTGCTGAATCTGGAATGCTTGAGTTGGGGAGTAGAATTCACGCGTCTGTGAAGAAGTGGAGGTTTAGATGTAGCAGTAAGGTGTTGAATGCGTTTATTGATATGTACGCGAAGTGTGGTTGTTTGGATGCTGCGTCTGAAGTCTTTAGTGGAATGATGGCGAAGAGAGATCTGGTGTCTTGGAATTCCATGATTCAGGGGTTTGCCCTGCATGGACATGGCAAGAAAGCGCTTGAGCTTTTCTCTAGGATGGTAGACGAAGGTTTTGAGCCAGATAGATGTACATTTATTGGCCTCTTGTGTGCTTGCACCCATGCAGGACTTGTTAACGAAGGGCGCAAATGCTTTTATTCAATGGAGAAAATGTACGGGATCGTTCCTGAAATTGAGCATTATGGTTGCATGGTGGACCTTCTTGGACGTGGGGGACACCTAGAAGAAGCTTTCACGCTTCTGCACAGCATGCCTATGGAACCAAATGCCATTATATTGGGCACTCTTCTAAATGCTTGTCGTATGCATAATGATGTAGATCTTGCAAGAGCCGTGTGTGAACAACTGTTTAAGTTGGAGCCATCAGATGCTGGGAATTACTCCCTTCTGTCAAATATTTATGCTCAAGCAGGAGATTGGATGAATGTGGCCAATGTAAGGTTACAAATGAAGAATACAGGAAGTCAAAAGCCTTCAGGGGTTAGTTTCATTGAG ATTGGTAGAAGACCTCCAACAGGTTGGATCTGTTCCAATGATACAGCAATAGAGGCGAATGAAATCATTGGTTGCATTAGCATGCACAGCACAGCTGATTTGATGCTTCAAGACAT ATTCCTAATCAGGTGTATCGTCCACCAGTGGAAGCTTACCGTAGCAGCTGTAGACAGATTAAGAAAGGGTATCAGAGAAACAACAGCCCTCGCTATTATATATCTGTTCTTGAAGATGATAGTGATGGAAAGCAATCAGAAACAGAAGAACCTCGCATTGTAG
- the LOC108329704 gene encoding pentatricopeptide repeat-containing protein At3g29230 isoform X2, translated as MQMQVPMGGRVPTWFSRRRLLEEKLCHLHKCTNLNHVNQIFAQILKANLHHDLFVAPKLIAAFSLCRHLTSAVNVFNQLPHPNVHLYNSIIRAHANNHSHPSLPFNAFLQMQKSGLFPDNFTYPSLLKACIDSSSLPLVRMIHAHVEKFGLYGDIFVPNSLIDSYSRCGSSGLDAAMSLFLVMEDRDVVTWNSMIGGLVRFGELECACKLFDEMPERDTVSWNTMLDGYTKAGEMEKAFELFERMPERNVVSWSTMVCGYSKAGDMDMARVLFDRCPGKNVVLWTTIIAGYAEKGNAREATELYGKMEEAGLRPDDGFLFSILAACAESGMLELGSRIHASVKKWRFRCSSKVLNAFIDMYAKCGCLDAASEVFSGMMAKRDLVSWNSMIQGFALHGHGKKALELFSRMVDEGFEPDRCTFIGLLCACTHAGLVNEGRKCFYSMEKMYGIVPEIEHYGCMVDLLGRGGHLEEAFTLLHSMPMEPNAIILGTLLNACRMHNDVDLARAVCEQLFKLEPSDAGNYSLLSNIYAQAGDWMNVANVRLQMKNTGSQKPSGIGRRPPTGWICSNDTAIEANEIIGCISMHSTADLMLQDIFLIRCIVHQWKLTVAAVDRLRKGIRETTALAIIYLFLKMIVMESNQKQKNLAL; from the exons ATGCAAATGCAAGTTCCGATGGGAGGGAGAGTGCCCACATGGTTTTCTCGTCGGAGATTACTGGAAGAGAAGCTCTGCCACCTCCACAAGTGCACCAACCTCAACCATGTCAACCAAATCTTTGCTCAAATTCTCAAAGCCAATCTACACCATGATCTCTTCGTCGCTCCCAAACTCATCGCCGCCTTCTCCCTCTGCCGCCACCTCACTTCCGCCGTCAACGTCTTCAACCAGCTTCCCCACCCCAATGTCCACCTCTACAATTCCATCATCAGAGCTCACGCCAATAACCACTCACACCCATCTCTACCATTCAACGCTTTCCTCCAAATGCAGAAAAGCGGTCTCTTTCCTGATAACTTTACCTACCCTTCTCTCCTTAAGGCTTGTATCGACTCTTCCTCGCTTCCCTTGGTCCGAATGATTCATGCCCATGTTGAAAAATTTGGTCTCTACGGAGATATTTTCGTGCCCAATTCACTCATTGATTCGTATTCCAGGTGCGGGAGTTCCGGGCTTGATGCGGCCATGAGCTTGTTTTTGGTCATGGAGGACAGGGATGTGGTCACTTGGAACTCCATGATTGGTGGGTTGGTCCGATTTGGAGAATTGGAGTGTGCGTGCAagctgtttgatgaaatgcctgaAAGGGATACGGTTAGTTGGAACACGATGTTGGATGGGTACACCAAGGCTGGGGAGATGGAGAAGGCGTTTGAGCTGTTTGAGAGAATGCCTGAGAGGAATGTTGTTTCATGGTCGACTATGGTTTGTGGGTATAGTAAGGCAGGTGACATGGATATGGCGAGGGTGCTGTTTGATAGGTGTCCGGGGAAGAATGTGGTGCTTTGGACGACGATAATAGCGGGGTATGCTGAGAAGGGGAATGCGAGGGAGGCGACCGAGTTATATGGGAAAATGGAGGAGGCTGGGTTGAGGCCTGATGATGGGTTTTTGTTTAGTATTTTGGCTGCCTGTGCTGAATCTGGAATGCTTGAGTTGGGGAGTAGAATTCACGCGTCTGTGAAGAAGTGGAGGTTTAGATGTAGCAGTAAGGTGTTGAATGCGTTTATTGATATGTACGCGAAGTGTGGTTGTTTGGATGCTGCGTCTGAAGTCTTTAGTGGAATGATGGCGAAGAGAGATCTGGTGTCTTGGAATTCCATGATTCAGGGGTTTGCCCTGCATGGACATGGCAAGAAAGCGCTTGAGCTTTTCTCTAGGATGGTAGACGAAGGTTTTGAGCCAGATAGATGTACATTTATTGGCCTCTTGTGTGCTTGCACCCATGCAGGACTTGTTAACGAAGGGCGCAAATGCTTTTATTCAATGGAGAAAATGTACGGGATCGTTCCTGAAATTGAGCATTATGGTTGCATGGTGGACCTTCTTGGACGTGGGGGACACCTAGAAGAAGCTTTCACGCTTCTGCACAGCATGCCTATGGAACCAAATGCCATTATATTGGGCACTCTTCTAAATGCTTGTCGTATGCATAATGATGTAGATCTTGCAAGAGCCGTGTGTGAACAACTGTTTAAGTTGGAGCCATCAGATGCTGGGAATTACTCCCTTCTGTCAAATATTTATGCTCAAGCAGGAGATTGGATGAATGTGGCCAATGTAAGGTTACAAATGAAGAATACAGGAAGTCAAAAGCCTTCAGGG ATTGGTAGAAGACCTCCAACAGGTTGGATCTGTTCCAATGATACAGCAATAGAGGCGAATGAAATCATTGGTTGCATTAGCATGCACAGCACAGCTGATTTGATGCTTCAAGACAT ATTCCTAATCAGGTGTATCGTCCACCAGTGGAAGCTTACCGTAGCAGCTGTAGACAGATTAAGAAAGGGTATCAGAGAAACAACAGCCCTCGCTATTATATATCTGTTCTTGAAGATGATAGTGATGGAAAGCAATCAGAAACAGAAGAACCTCGCATTGTAG